The nucleotide window AGCTTAACTTTATCTTCCTTTACCAGACCAACATCCCCGTCGAATACCAAGCCGTTTTTATCCAACAGCTCGTTGCCATTCCAGATGGCTTCAGGATGATGCTCTGTCAAAAAAACTTTTACTGTATCTGGCCATTGCTTTCGAATTGCTGCATGAGCAACCCACGGCAAGGCTTCAACACTTTGCTGTAATACATCGATGTCTTGCGACATAAACGTACCAATGTGGTCAATTCTGCTGAATGCAGTTTGAACATCATCAGCTTTGATATACTCCAACTCTCCTTGGAGCACTATTTTGGATAGAGGAAGTCTTTGGTCATCCCACATCCAACTGATCGCCGAGTACAAAACAGAACTAATTAAAGTCAAAACTACGACAAAAAATAGCGCACCTAAGATTTTATTTTTGCGACCACGATTATTTTCCGTGTTTCGTCGCTCTTCATTTAGTGCAATATTTAACAACGTCTGTGTTTCCTGACCTTTGTCGCATACCTTCGCTCATGTTAATACACACTAACAAAAGCAATGACTTTAACTTTGAGATTATACTGAGCTCTAATAAACTATCAAACACTGATAACAATAAATCACAACGTTGTTGGCGCAAAATCGAGATCTAGGTCTTTATCTTCAAGCTCACACTGAATTCCAGTTTATCCCACCATTTTATTAACATTTAACTTAAGAGCGGCGAGCTGTTTAGCCACTTTACCAACATCTCCGGCACCTTGCGTTAAAATTAAGTCTCCGTCTTGTATAACGTTAGCCAAAACTGACGGTAATTGCTCGATTTCTGGAACAAAAATTGGATCTAACTTACCTCTACTGCGAATTGTGCGACATAATGCGCGTCCATCAGCACCTGCAATTGGCTTTTCTCCCGCAGAATAGACATCCAACATAATCAACACATCGACCTGCTCAAGGACATTGGCAAAATCATCATATAAATCACGAGTTCGACTGTAGCGGTGCGGTTGGAAAATCATCACCAGGCGCTTATCTTGCCAGCCGCTGCGCGCCGCATTGATCGTGACACCGACTTCCGTTGGGTGGTGACCGTAATCGTCCACCAGCATTGCATGGCCGTTGCCCGTATCGAATTCACCAAGGTGATCAAAGCGACGTCCCGTACCTTGCGTTCCCGCCATGGCTTTCAGAATTGCTTCATCTTCAATGTCATCTTCCGTTGCAACTGCGATTGCGGCTGATGCGTTGAGTGCATTATGACGACCCGGGATATTTAGCGTGATATTAAGATCAGCTCTGCCTTTACGAACCACCGTAAATTTACCTTGCTGGCCTTCTTGGCGGTAATTCTCGATACGTACATCCGCGTCTTCAGAGAAACCGTAGGTAATCACCTGACGGCTAATACGTGGAATTAACTCGCGAACGACAGGATCATCAATACAGACAATCGCTTGACCGTAAAATGGTAAATTATGCAGAAAGTCGATGAAGGTTTGCTTCAGAGTTTCAAAGTCACCACCGTAAGTATCCATATGGTCGGCTTCGATGTTGGTAACAATACTCACCATTGGCTGAAGGTGCAGGAATGACGCATCGCTTTCGTCTGCTTCAGCAATAAGAATGCGACTAGAGCCAAGACGTGCGTTGGTTCCCGCACTTTTCACCAAACCACCATTGACAAACGTTGGATCCAGGCCCGCTTCTGAATATATTTGCGTCACAAGTGCCGTGGTAGTGGTCTTGCCATGTGTACCTGCCACAGCAATACCGTGACGGAAGCGCATCAACTCAGCCAGCATCTCTGCGCGACGAACAATTGGAATACGCAACTCACGGGCCGCCATCACTTCCGGGTTTTCTTCGTTGATAGCCGTAGAAACAACAACCACACTTGCTTGCTCAACATTGCTTGCCTGGTGCCCGATATAGATAGTCGCGCCTTTAGCGGCTAATCGTTCAGTTACTGCATTCTTTGCAAGATCAGAACCGGTAATTTGATAACCTTCGTTTAGGAGCACTTCAGCAATGCCGCTCATCCCCGCACCACCAATACCGATGAAGTGGATTGATTTCACGCGACGCATTTCTGGAACCATTGCGCGAATCTGAGCTAAGTCTTGTGTATGTTCAATAGTCATCTGTTTCTATTCTCGATAATTCATTAACGCTTTTCAGTCAAAGCGACGATGGCTTGTGCGACAGTTTTGTCGGCGTCCAGTTTAGCGGCGCTACGTGCATGCTGAGCCATCTCTAGTAAAGTTTTGCGATCTAACTGCTGGATTTGCTCAGTGAGTGTTTCAACCGTAAACACTGGTTGTTCAATCATTCTCGCCGCTCCGCATTCGACTAAGTGATCCGCATTGAGTGCTTGTTGACGGTCTTTATGCATAAACGGTACGAAAATGGCGCCGACACCAGCAGCAGAAACTTCAGATACCGTCAAAGCGCCTGAGCGACACACTAACAGGTCTGCCCATGCATAGGCTTCCGCCACATCATCAATAAATTCGCTCACTTCAGCATTAACCACATTGTGTTTCTGATATGCGGCTTGCACCTCTTGCGCTGATCCTTTACCCGCTTGATGACGAATACAGTAGTCTTCACCTAAGTTAGCCATAACCTCAGGTAAAGTTTGGTTAAGAATACGAGCGCCTTGGCTACCACCCATTGCCAAAATCCGAATCGGACCTTGGCGGCCTTGCATACGAAGCGCTGGTTCAGCCAGTTGAGTCACATCCTCACGTACAGGATTACCGACAACCTCAGCTTTTGGGAAAGCACCAGGAAAAGCCTGAAATACTTTTTTAGCGATCTTAGACAGCCACTGGTTAGTCAAACCTGCAACGGCATTTTGTTCATGTAGGACAACAGGAATACCACTTAGCCAAGCCGCAACACCACCGGGTCCACTCACGTAACCACCCATGCCCAAAACCGCATCCGGCTGCCATTGTTTCATGTGAGTACGCGCTTGCATAATGGCATTGATAATTTGGAATGGCGCCGCCAGAAGACGCTTCACGCCCTGACCTCGCAAACCTTTCACTTTGATGAAGTCGATTTCAATACCATGTTTTGGTACCAAATCCGCTTCCATTCGATCCGCCGTACCTAACCAGCGAATCTCCCAACCTTGTTCTTGCAATTGCTTAGCAACGGCAAGCCCCGGAAATACGTGACCGCCAGTACCACCAGCCATCACCATCAAACGTTTAGTTTTCTTCATTAGTTTGTTGTTCTGATTGTTGTTGCTCGCGTTTCAAGCGGCATTCGTGATCGATACGCAGCAATATGGATACTGCAACGGACATAATAATCAGACTGGAACCACCATAACTGATTAGCGGGAGGGTCAAACCTTTGGTTGGTACGATACCTGCGGCAGCGCCTACGTTAACCAGTGTCTGGAACGCGAACCAAATGCCAATACCGAACGCGAGGTAGCCACCAAAGATTTCGCCGTCTTCGAAAGCGCGCTTACCGATATAAACGGCTTTCAGTACCAGACTAAATATCAACATCAGTACCAGTACAACGCCAGCAAAACCAAGCTCTTCAGCCAATACGGCAAATACGAAGTCAGTGTGCGCCTCTGGTAGGTATTCGAGTTTCTGAATTGAGTTGCCAAGCCCTTGACCAAACCATTCACCGCGACCAAACGCCATCAAAGATTGCGTCAACTGATAGCCGCTACCGAATGGGTCTTCCCAAGGGTCAAGAAAGGAGGTTACACGTCGCATACGGTAAGGTTCGACCAGAATCAAACCGACTACAGCACCAATACCAGCGACCATCAGTGCGAGAAACTGGGTTAACTTTGCGCCCGCAATAAACAGCATACCGAACAAGGTTACCAGCATTACCACAACGGTTCCCAAGTCTGGCTGTCCCAGCAATAGTACGGCAAAAAAGGCAAACACCATGATTGGCTTCATAAAGCCGCCAAAAAAAGTTTGACGCACTTCTTCTTGCTTGCGGACTAAATAGCCAGACATAAAGATAAATAAGGACAGCTTTGCGACCTCGGCTGGCTGCAAGTTAAACAGCCCCAAAGGGATCCATCGAGAGGCACCATTTACAGATTTCCCTGCAAGCAACACGATGATAAGCAGCGTAAAAGAGAGCCAAAGCAAATAGTGACTGCGCTTGAACCACTCTTCTAAAGGAACCTGAAGAATCACCGCTGATGTGATCAACGCCAGTACAAGAAAAGTGGCGTGACGAAACATAAAGTGGAAAGGTTGATCGGTCAGTCGTGAGCTGATCGGAAAAGAAGCCGACGTTACCATGATCAACCCTGTCAGCATTAACCCCAACGCAATCCATACTAACTGACGATCAAACAACGCTTGTGGTGCGGGCTGCCTGAGCCAATGACTGATATTATGTTTAACGTTACCTAAAC belongs to Vibrio sp. STUT-A11 and includes:
- the murG gene encoding undecaprenyldiphospho-muramoylpentapeptide beta-N-acetylglucosaminyltransferase — protein: MKKTKRLMVMAGGTGGHVFPGLAVAKQLQEQGWEIRWLGTADRMEADLVPKHGIEIDFIKVKGLRGQGVKRLLAAPFQIINAIMQARTHMKQWQPDAVLGMGGYVSGPGGVAAWLSGIPVVLHEQNAVAGLTNQWLSKIAKKVFQAFPGAFPKAEVVGNPVREDVTQLAEPALRMQGRQGPIRILAMGGSQGARILNQTLPEVMANLGEDYCIRHQAGKGSAQEVQAAYQKHNVVNAEVSEFIDDVAEAYAWADLLVCRSGALTVSEVSAAGVGAIFVPFMHKDRQQALNADHLVECGAARMIEQPVFTVETLTEQIQQLDRKTLLEMAQHARSAAKLDADKTVAQAIVALTEKR
- the ftsW gene encoding cell division protein FtsW → MGLGNVKHNISHWLRQPAPQALFDRQLVWIALGLMLTGLIMVTSASFPISSRLTDQPFHFMFRHATFLVLALITSAVILQVPLEEWFKRSHYLLWLSFTLLIIVLLAGKSVNGASRWIPLGLFNLQPAEVAKLSLFIFMSGYLVRKQEEVRQTFFGGFMKPIMVFAFFAVLLLGQPDLGTVVVMLVTLFGMLFIAGAKLTQFLALMVAGIGAVVGLILVEPYRMRRVTSFLDPWEDPFGSGYQLTQSLMAFGRGEWFGQGLGNSIQKLEYLPEAHTDFVFAVLAEELGFAGVVLVLMLIFSLVLKAVYIGKRAFEDGEIFGGYLAFGIGIWFAFQTLVNVGAAAGIVPTKGLTLPLISYGGSSLIIMSVAVSILLRIDHECRLKREQQQSEQQTNEEN
- the murC gene encoding UDP-N-acetylmuramate--L-alanine ligase is translated as MTIEHTQDLAQIRAMVPEMRRVKSIHFIGIGGAGMSGIAEVLLNEGYQITGSDLAKNAVTERLAAKGATIYIGHQASNVEQASVVVVSTAINEENPEVMAARELRIPIVRRAEMLAELMRFRHGIAVAGTHGKTTTTALVTQIYSEAGLDPTFVNGGLVKSAGTNARLGSSRILIAEADESDASFLHLQPMVSIVTNIEADHMDTYGGDFETLKQTFIDFLHNLPFYGQAIVCIDDPVVRELIPRISRQVITYGFSEDADVRIENYRQEGQQGKFTVVRKGRADLNITLNIPGRHNALNASAAIAVATEDDIEDEAILKAMAGTQGTGRRFDHLGEFDTGNGHAMLVDDYGHHPTEVGVTINAARSGWQDKRLVMIFQPHRYSRTRDLYDDFANVLEQVDVLIMLDVYSAGEKPIAGADGRALCRTIRSRGKLDPIFVPEIEQLPSVLANVIQDGDLILTQGAGDVGKVAKQLAALKLNVNKMVG
- a CDS encoding cell division protein FtsQ/DivIB, producing the protein MLNIALNEERRNTENNRGRKNKILGALFFVVVLTLISSVLYSAISWMWDDQRLPLSKIVLQGELEYIKADDVQTAFSRIDHIGTFMSQDIDVLQQSVEALPWVAHAAIRKQWPDTVKVFLTEHHPEAIWNGNELLDKNGLVFDGDVGLVKEDKVKLYGPKDSGPEVLQTYRDLSPKFQQLGLAISSLVLNERRAWQIILENGIRLELGKESLLERIERFFSLYNKLGSDTQRISYIDLRYDTGAAVGWFPEEELEESTDD